From Carnobacterium mobile DSM 4848, one genomic window encodes:
- a CDS encoding helix-turn-helix domain-containing protein codes for MEISHEIKKRRTELNITQEELAERLNVTRPLSQIGK; via the coding sequence ATGGAAATCAGTCATGAAATAAAAAAAAGAAGAACAGAATTGAATATTACTCAGGAAGAACTTGCTGAACGATTAAATGTGACAAGGCCGCTGTCTCAAATTGGGAAGTAG